Proteins encoded within one genomic window of Nonomuraea gerenzanensis:
- a CDS encoding sugar phosphate isomerase/epimerase family protein — protein MTRPVTLFTGQWADLPFEEVCRLASEWGYDGLEIACWGDHFEVDKAVADDSYVERKKETLAKYNLGVWTISNHLVGQAVCDHPVDERHQGILPARIWGDGEPEGVRQRAAEEIKDTARAAAALGVTTVVGFTGSSIWHTLAMFPPVPPSMIEAGYADFADRWNPILDVFDEVGVRFAHEVHPSEIAYDYHTTVRALEAIGHRPAFGLNWDPSHMVWQDLDPASFILDFADRIYHVDCKDARVATRDGRRGRLSSHLAWADPRRGWDFVSTGRGDVPWEACFRALNHIGYDGPISIEWEDAGMDRLHGAPESLAYIRSLNAITPPAAAFDAAFSSE, from the coding sequence ATGACGAGACCGGTCACGTTGTTCACCGGGCAGTGGGCGGACCTGCCGTTCGAGGAGGTCTGCCGGCTGGCTTCCGAATGGGGCTACGACGGCCTGGAGATCGCCTGCTGGGGCGACCACTTCGAGGTCGACAAGGCCGTCGCGGACGACTCCTACGTCGAACGCAAGAAGGAGACCCTGGCCAAGTACAACCTCGGCGTGTGGACGATCTCCAACCACCTGGTCGGCCAGGCCGTCTGCGACCACCCCGTCGACGAGCGCCACCAGGGCATCCTGCCCGCCCGCATCTGGGGCGACGGCGAGCCGGAAGGCGTCCGGCAGCGCGCCGCCGAGGAGATCAAGGACACCGCCCGCGCGGCGGCCGCGCTCGGCGTCACGACCGTCGTCGGCTTCACCGGCTCGTCGATCTGGCACACGCTGGCGATGTTCCCGCCGGTGCCCCCGTCCATGATCGAGGCGGGGTACGCCGACTTCGCCGACCGCTGGAACCCGATCCTCGACGTCTTCGACGAGGTCGGCGTGCGCTTCGCCCACGAGGTGCACCCCAGCGAGATCGCCTACGACTACCACACGACGGTGCGCGCGCTGGAGGCCATCGGGCACCGGCCGGCCTTCGGCCTGAACTGGGACCCCTCGCACATGGTGTGGCAGGACCTGGACCCGGCGAGCTTCATCCTCGACTTCGCCGACCGCATCTACCACGTGGACTGCAAGGACGCCCGCGTCGCCACCCGCGACGGACGGCGCGGCCGCCTGTCCTCCCACCTGGCCTGGGCCGACCCCAGGCGCGGCTGGGACTTCGTGTCCACCGGCCGGGGCGACGTGCCGTGGGAGGCGTGCTTCCGGGCGCTCAACCACATCGGCTACGACGGCCCGATCTCCATCGAGTGGGAGGACGCGGGCATGGACCGGCTGCACGGCGCGCCGGAATCCCTCGCCTACATCCGCTCGCTCAACGCCATCACCCCGCCGGCCGCCGCCTTCGACGCCGCCTTCTCCTCCGAGTGA
- a CDS encoding NAD-dependent succinate-semialdehyde dehydrogenase, whose protein sequence is MSDPMNVLAPEHRRLRIGAAWRDAAGGATFAVEDPATGKTIAEVADADVVDGLAALDAAGKAMAEWAATPPRKRSELLTATYRALTERSEEAARLITLEMGKPLAEARGEVAYGAEFFRWFAEEAVRVEGRYNTAPAGGYRILTVPKPVGPCVFVTPWNFPLAMGTRKIAPALAAGCTTITKPAAQTPLTMLFLARIMEEAGVPPGVVNVVTTTRAGEVVSALLADRRTRKLSFTGSTEVGRVLLRQAADNVLRTSMELGGNAALIVCADADLDVALDGAMVAKMRNLGESCIAANRIYVEEPVREEFTARFAERMGALSVGHGLDDGVDVGALIDEASVTKLDELVADAVDRGARVLVGGERPDGPGYFYPPTVLVDVPEDARLLGTEIFGPVAPIISFTSDDEVMAKANDTEHGLVGYVFTRDLQRALRFTEGLQTGMVGVNRGLISDPSAPFGGVKQSGIGKEGSHEGILEYLDVTYAAIDLP, encoded by the coding sequence ATGAGTGACCCGATGAACGTCCTGGCCCCCGAGCACCGGCGGCTCCGGATCGGCGCCGCCTGGCGCGACGCCGCCGGCGGAGCCACCTTCGCCGTCGAGGACCCGGCCACAGGCAAGACCATCGCCGAGGTGGCGGACGCCGACGTCGTCGACGGGCTCGCCGCTCTGGACGCGGCCGGCAAGGCGATGGCGGAGTGGGCGGCGACCCCGCCGCGAAAACGGTCGGAATTGCTGACCGCGACGTACCGGGCACTGACCGAGCGATCCGAGGAGGCCGCCCGGCTGATAACGCTCGAGATGGGCAAGCCGCTCGCCGAGGCCCGGGGAGAGGTGGCCTACGGCGCCGAGTTCTTCCGTTGGTTCGCCGAGGAGGCGGTGCGCGTCGAGGGGCGCTACAACACCGCTCCCGCTGGTGGATATCGCATCCTCACCGTGCCGAAGCCGGTCGGACCGTGCGTCTTCGTGACGCCCTGGAACTTCCCGCTGGCCATGGGTACCCGCAAGATCGCTCCTGCGCTGGCGGCGGGCTGCACGACGATCACCAAACCGGCGGCCCAGACGCCACTCACCATGCTGTTCCTGGCCCGCATCATGGAGGAGGCCGGAGTTCCCCCGGGCGTCGTCAACGTCGTGACGACCACGCGGGCCGGCGAGGTGGTCTCGGCACTGCTGGCCGACCGCCGGACCCGCAAGCTCTCGTTCACCGGGTCGACCGAGGTCGGGCGCGTGCTCCTCCGGCAGGCGGCGGACAACGTGCTGCGCACCTCCATGGAGCTGGGCGGCAACGCGGCCTTGATCGTGTGTGCCGACGCGGACCTGGACGTCGCGCTCGACGGCGCCATGGTGGCCAAGATGCGCAACCTCGGGGAGTCCTGCATCGCGGCCAACCGAATCTACGTCGAGGAGCCGGTGCGCGAGGAGTTCACGGCGCGCTTCGCCGAGCGGATGGGCGCGCTCTCGGTGGGCCACGGTCTCGACGACGGCGTGGACGTCGGGGCGTTGATCGACGAGGCGTCGGTCACCAAGCTCGACGAGCTCGTCGCCGACGCGGTCGATCGCGGCGCCCGTGTCCTGGTGGGCGGCGAGCGTCCGGACGGGCCGGGCTACTTCTACCCGCCTACGGTCCTCGTCGACGTGCCCGAGGACGCGCGGCTGCTGGGGACGGAGATCTTCGGCCCGGTGGCGCCGATCATCTCGTTCACCTCCGACGACGAGGTGATGGCGAAGGCCAATGACACCGAGCACGGCCTCGTCGGATACGTCTTCACCCGTGACCTCCAGCGGGCGCTCCGGTTCACCGAGGGGCTGCAGACGGGGATGGTCGGCGTCAACCGTGGCTTGATCTCGGACCCGTCAGCTCCGTTCGGCGGCGTGAAGCAGTCCGGGATCGGCAAGGAGGGGTCGCACGAGGGCATCCTCGAGTACCTCGACGTCACCTACGCGGCGATCGACCTACCGTGA
- a CDS encoding iron-containing alcohol dehydrogenase, which produces MLETVRGPRQLIVGEGVAQNIPRVVAECGSRVLIVTDRVLLGQPGVAEIVATVREKVEVVGVFADATPDVPLADVALAVSAAAEVDADVILAIGGGTVIDLAKMVGVIRCHGGTPRDFYGESKVPGPTIPLVAVPTTSGTGSELTPVSVLTDPDRALKVGVSSVHIVPDFAIVDPELTYTCPATVTAHSGIDAFCHAVESYTARPRAHGPRDPVEQVFLGRNPITDHYALLAAERIARSLPHVVRDGGDKDARADMSYGSMLAGLAFSHAGNAAPHALQYPIGAATHTPHGLGVGLLLPYALDAARDAIGDRLAILAGVCGLDVTDASEAEAADTFLTWLDGLLADIGIPATLADIGVARADLPRFAEMAGGVTRLIQNHPGPTDTASLTAILEAAWLGDRSRHVLTPEQGW; this is translated from the coding sequence ATGCTTGAGACCGTCCGCGGGCCACGCCAGCTGATCGTGGGCGAAGGGGTCGCGCAGAACATTCCACGAGTGGTGGCCGAGTGTGGCTCGCGAGTCCTCATCGTGACCGACCGGGTTCTTCTGGGGCAGCCGGGCGTGGCCGAGATCGTGGCCACCGTGCGGGAGAAGGTCGAAGTCGTCGGGGTGTTCGCCGACGCGACTCCGGACGTGCCACTCGCCGATGTCGCCCTGGCCGTCTCGGCCGCCGCCGAGGTGGACGCCGACGTCATCCTCGCCATCGGGGGTGGCACGGTGATCGACCTCGCCAAGATGGTCGGCGTCATCCGGTGCCACGGTGGGACGCCGCGCGACTTCTACGGCGAGTCGAAGGTGCCGGGGCCGACGATTCCGCTCGTCGCGGTCCCGACGACGTCAGGCACCGGCTCCGAGCTCACACCCGTCTCGGTGCTGACCGACCCGGACCGTGCGCTGAAGGTGGGGGTCTCCAGCGTCCACATCGTGCCCGACTTCGCCATCGTCGACCCCGAGCTCACCTACACCTGCCCGGCGACCGTCACTGCCCACTCCGGCATCGACGCGTTCTGTCACGCGGTGGAGAGCTACACCGCGCGACCCAGGGCCCACGGCCCGCGCGACCCGGTGGAGCAGGTCTTCCTCGGCCGCAACCCGATCACCGATCACTACGCGCTCCTGGCCGCGGAGCGGATCGCCCGCAGCTTGCCCCATGTCGTCAGGGACGGAGGCGACAAGGACGCGCGCGCGGACATGTCCTATGGGTCCATGCTGGCCGGGCTCGCGTTTTCCCACGCGGGCAACGCGGCTCCGCACGCCCTCCAGTACCCCATCGGCGCAGCCACCCACACACCGCACGGCCTGGGCGTCGGGCTGCTGCTGCCCTACGCGCTGGACGCGGCCAGGGATGCCATCGGCGACCGGTTGGCCATCCTCGCCGGGGTGTGCGGGCTCGACGTGACCGACGCCTCGGAGGCGGAGGCCGCCGATACGTTCCTCACCTGGCTCGACGGGCTCCTCGCCGACATCGGCATCCCTGCCACCTTGGCGGACATCGGAGTGGCACGCGCCGACCTCCCGCGCTTCGCGGAGATGGCCGGCGGTGTCACCCGCTTGATCCAGAACCATCCGGGCCCGACCGACACGGCCAGCCTGACCGCGATCCTCGAAGCGGCCTGGCTCGGGGACCGGAGCCGACACGTCCTGACTCCTGAGCAGGGATGGTGA